A stretch of Arachis hypogaea cultivar Tifrunner chromosome 15, arahy.Tifrunner.gnm2.J5K5, whole genome shotgun sequence DNA encodes these proteins:
- the LOC112748536 gene encoding uncharacterized protein, whose amino-acid sequence MSMLLLVYLPSSVREVHSFFRHAGFYRRFIKNFSKIALPLSRLLEKDVDFKFNSACADAFEELRKSLTMAPIVRGPNWTQPFEIMCDTLNHVVGAALAQRDEFDIEIRDRSGSKNLVAGHLSRLENLKYDPFLIDDSFPLDSLHAVSDSFPWLPRAIVSDQGSHFCNRKVEALLKRYGILHKVSTAYHPQTNGQAEVSNREIKQILEKVVNPQRKDWSSRLGDALWAYRTAYKTPLGMSPFRIVYGKACHLPVEIEHKTYWAVK is encoded by the exons ATGTCGATGTTATTACTAGTTTACCttccctcatctgtgagggaggtccattCCTTTTTtaggcatgcaggattctataggcgctttatcaagaATTTTAGCAAAATTGcattgccattgtcgcgccttcTCGAAAAGGACGTGGACTTTAAGTTCAATAGTGCTTGTGCGGATGCATTTGAGGAGTTAAGAAAATCTCTTACCATGGCACCAATTGTGAGGGGCCCTAATTGGACGCAaccattcgagataatgtgcgaCACGTTAAATCATGtcgtaggtgccgcgcttgcacagcgcgatg agttcgacattgagattagggatcgAAGTGGGTCTAAAAATTTGGTTGCAGGTCATTTAAGCCGCCTTGAAAATCTTAAATATGACCCATTTCTGATCGATGACTCATTCcctttggatagtttgcatgctgtttcGGATAGTTTTCCTTG gttgccacgagcaatcgtgagcgaccaaggttcCCACTTTTGTAATAGGAAGGTAGAAGcactgctcaagcgctatgggaTACTACATAAGGTTTCAACTGCCTATCACccccaaacaaatgggcaagcggaggtgtccaaccgggagattaAGCAAATTTTGGAGAAAGTGGTGAATCCACAAAGGAAAGACTGGAGCTCTCGGttgggagatgcactatgggcatataggacgGCCTATAAGACCccgttagggatgagtccctttcggatTGTCTATggcaaggcatgccaccttccggtggagattgagcataaGACCTATTGGGCGGTCAAGTAG
- the LOC112748535 gene encoding uncharacterized protein, with the protein MDITKAGIARKLQLEELECLRMEAYENARIYKEKTKAFHDHHIRKKDFQEGDEVLLYNSRLRFMPGKLRSKWEGPFKVKEVKPYGVVELFDLQSDTTFKVNGHRVKKYHGYKSPREVEVLLLEDAPKGEEA; encoded by the coding sequence ATGGACATCACCAAGGCGGGTATAGCCAGAAAATTGCAACTAGAGGAACTTGAGTGTCTTAGGATGGAGGCATATGAGAATGCTcgaatctacaaggaaaagactaaggcaTTTCATGATCACCATATCCGAaagaaggattttcaagaaggtgacgaagttctcctctacaactcgaggctCAGATTCATGCCTGGAAAGCTCCGTTCAAAATGGGAAGGACCCTTTAAGGTGAAGGAGgtaaagccctatggagtggtggaaTTATTTGACCTTCAAAGTGAtacaactttcaaggtgaatggacatagagtgaagaagtatcatggcTACAAATCACCAAGGGAAGTAGAGGTGCTCCTGCTTGAGGATGCACCAAAAGGAGAGGAAGCTTAA